One window from the genome of Sulfurimonas crateris encodes:
- a CDS encoding flagellar assembly protein A — protein MICLLTKKFKTKNINATIDKFASENDRSPLEFSFNINVVETYIKTVADDSFVLYNEDIHDYYKDHDKLVNEHVRIKQIYTITVKETPKKIVKLNYNINFSDNNISPAIILHPESDIPYKKYQPKEIYLLLLKELNNIKALNGILINIFDTQMKEKLKAFIKYLYSGKFVKKVKIPLFSGVEPEIRRNSKLIMRFLQKETNHQVIEVDEGEVLVDFIKPVFGKNGLNAFGEIIDNDYLKNSEDLKCHVDEKSIEIVENEDKKIYKSRLKGYVHFDENNFYIDNKIKMEHLSRVQDSVAKDEANNIEVIISQNDTSLDSLGEGVELTSETIHINGHVGAKSTLRAVNLTIDGATHKDSSQEAKFATINRHKGRLRCHSAKIALLEGGEVHATNVEIENSLGGTVYAENVTIQNVKSNLKVYASNSITIKRVSGEDNLFKISYKDIPTLNSKYNFLAQEMEELKYKLDGALKHTPTDVPTLKEQINELKIEQDKIINCVKHAKITVEEPFRGLNTITFTFADGEELTYKTDEAAYEPFYLVESGDYITLHPTQKKILIEK, from the coding sequence GTGATCTGCTTGCTTACTAAAAAATTTAAAACTAAAAATATCAACGCCACTATAGATAAGTTTGCTTCTGAAAATGATCGCTCGCCGCTGGAGTTCTCGTTTAACATAAACGTAGTAGAGACCTATATAAAAACGGTCGCGGATGACAGCTTTGTACTTTACAATGAAGATATACACGACTACTACAAAGATCATGATAAACTTGTCAATGAACATGTGAGAATCAAACAGATATATACCATTACTGTAAAAGAGACCCCTAAAAAAATAGTTAAACTAAACTATAACATTAACTTCTCAGACAACAATATATCTCCCGCAATAATTCTTCATCCTGAATCAGATATTCCTTATAAAAAATATCAGCCAAAAGAGATATACCTGCTTCTTTTAAAGGAGCTAAACAACATAAAAGCTCTAAACGGAATTCTCATAAATATCTTTGATACACAGATGAAAGAGAAGCTAAAAGCTTTTATAAAATATCTCTACAGCGGCAAATTTGTCAAAAAAGTAAAGATTCCTCTCTTTAGCGGAGTTGAACCGGAAATAAGAAGAAACAGCAAACTTATAATGCGCTTTTTACAAAAAGAGACAAACCATCAGGTGATAGAAGTAGATGAGGGCGAGGTCCTAGTTGATTTTATCAAACCTGTTTTTGGCAAAAACGGACTAAACGCATTTGGGGAGATCATTGATAACGACTATTTAAAAAACAGTGAAGACCTGAAGTGTCATGTTGATGAAAAGAGCATTGAGATTGTTGAAAACGAAGATAAAAAGATATATAAAAGCAGACTCAAAGGCTATGTTCACTTTGATGAAAATAACTTCTATATTGATAACAAGATCAAAATGGAGCATCTCTCCCGTGTTCAGGACTCTGTAGCAAAAGATGAAGCGAACAATATTGAGGTCATTATCTCTCAAAACGATACCTCTTTAGACTCTCTTGGAGAGGGTGTTGAACTCACATCCGAGACAATTCATATAAACGGCCATGTCGGCGCAAAATCAACTCTGAGAGCCGTCAATCTTACGATAGACGGCGCAACGCACAAAGACTCCAGCCAAGAGGCGAAGTTTGCTACCATAAACAGACATAAAGGCAGACTTAGATGTCATAGTGCAAAAATAGCCCTTTTAGAAGGTGGTGAAGTTCACGCAACGAACGTTGAGATAGAGAACTCTCTTGGCGGTACTGTCTATGCAGAAAACGTAACTATACAAAACGTTAAAAGCAATCTCAAAGTATATGCATCCAACTCCATAACCATAAAGCGCGTAAGCGGAGAGGACAACCTCTTTAAAATTAGCTACAAAGACATTCCGACACTAAATAGCAAATATAATTTTTTAGCTCAAGAGATGGAAGAGTTAAAGTATAAACTTGATGGTGCACTAAAACACACCCCTACAGATGTTCCTACTTTAAAAGAGCAGATAAATGAGCTAAAAATAGAGCAGGACAAAATAATAAACTGTGTTAAACATGCAAAGATAACCGTAGAGGAGCCATTTAGAGGGCTCAACACTATCACTTTCACATTTGCCGACGGCGAAGAGCTTACCTATAAAACAGATGAAGCTGCTTATGAGCCTTTTTATTTGGTTGAATCAGGCGACTATATTACTCTGCACCCTACCCAAAAGAAGATCCTAATAGAGAAGTAA
- a CDS encoding protein disulfide oxidoreductase, with amino-acid sequence MDLTKHKLIKYIKEILLFIIVMAIFANILSFHRSNSLNKEPIDLKEITLLDGSIYKVPNNEPILLHFWASWCPTCKAEAQNIETISKSFNVLTIALKSGSGEEIQEYLKSRDLTFKTINDSNGYITQRYSVSVFPTTIIYDKDGNELFSEVGYTTTIGLWIRMWLAGL; translated from the coding sequence ATGGACTTAACAAAGCATAAACTTATAAAATACATAAAAGAGATTCTTCTTTTTATTATAGTAATGGCAATATTTGCAAACATATTAAGCTTCCACAGAAGCAACAGTCTGAACAAAGAGCCTATTGATCTCAAAGAGATCACTCTCTTAGATGGCAGCATATATAAAGTGCCTAATAATGAACCAATACTACTACACTTCTGGGCCTCTTGGTGCCCTACATGCAAAGCAGAAGCTCAAAACATAGAGACAATATCAAAGAGTTTTAATGTCTTAACAATCGCTCTTAAATCAGGCAGCGGTGAAGAGATACAAGAGTATTTAAAAAGCCGTGATCTTACATTTAAAACTATAAACGACAGCAATGGGTATATAACTCAAAGATATAGCGTTTCTGTCTTCCCTACTACTATTATTTACGACAAAGATGGTAATGAGCTCTTTAGCGAAGTCGGTTATACGACTACTATAGGTTTATGGATAAGGATGTGGCTGGCAGGATTATAA
- the fbaA gene encoding class II fructose-bisphosphate aldolase translates to MGVLDIVKPGVLFGDDVQKVYQYAKEHGFAIPAINVVGTDSINAVLEAAAKVKSPVIIQFSNGGASYYAGKGLSNEGERAAIAGAVSGAIHVHMMAEAYGIPVILHTDHAAKKLLPWIDALLDAGESHYKSNGKPLYSSHMLDLSEESLEENVAICKKYLQRMSKIGMSIEIELGVTGGEEDGVDNSNIDNSLLYTQPEDVAFAYKELSEISLNFTIAASFGNVHGVYKPGNVVLTPKILDNSQKYIEEKFGTAQKPVNFVFHGGSGSTLEEIREAISYGVIKMNIDTDTQWATWIGVKDYYEKNRDYLQGQIGNPEGEDKPNKNYYDPRKWLRAGQLTLVQRVESAFSDLNAIGKN, encoded by the coding sequence ATGGGTGTTTTAGATATTGTAAAGCCGGGTGTACTATTTGGCGACGATGTGCAAAAAGTTTATCAATATGCTAAGGAGCACGGTTTTGCCATTCCTGCAATAAATGTTGTAGGAACTGATTCTATAAACGCTGTTTTAGAAGCTGCGGCAAAAGTGAAGTCCCCCGTAATTATTCAATTTAGCAATGGCGGGGCTTCATACTATGCAGGCAAAGGGTTGAGCAATGAGGGAGAGAGAGCAGCAATTGCTGGTGCGGTCTCAGGTGCGATCCATGTTCATATGATGGCAGAGGCGTACGGAATCCCTGTTATTTTGCACACTGACCATGCCGCAAAAAAGCTTCTGCCTTGGATAGATGCTCTTCTTGACGCAGGCGAGAGTCACTACAAAAGCAACGGCAAACCTCTCTACTCTTCTCATATGCTTGACCTTTCCGAAGAGAGCTTGGAAGAGAATGTGGCAATTTGTAAAAAATATCTGCAAAGAATGAGCAAGATTGGTATGAGCATCGAGATAGAACTTGGAGTTACAGGCGGAGAAGAGGATGGAGTAGATAACTCGAATATCGACAACTCTCTGCTTTATACACAGCCTGAAGATGTGGCATTCGCATATAAAGAGCTGAGTGAAATCTCGCTTAATTTTACGATAGCAGCATCATTCGGTAATGTTCACGGTGTTTATAAGCCTGGAAATGTTGTTTTGACTCCAAAGATATTGGATAACTCCCAAAAGTATATTGAGGAGAAATTTGGTACTGCTCAAAAACCTGTAAACTTTGTATTTCACGGCGGTTCAGGCTCAACTCTTGAAGAGATACGCGAAGCCATAAGCTATGGTGTTATAAAGATGAACATCGATACCGACACACAGTGGGCTACTTGGATAGGCGTTAAAGATTATTACGAGAAAAACAGAGATTATCTTCAAGGCCAGATCGGAAATCCTGAGGGCGAAGATAAGCCCAACAAGAACTATTACGACCCTAGAAAATGGCTAAGAGCAGGTCAGTTAACACTTGTTCAAAGAGTTGAGAGTGCATTTTCAGACCTAAATGCCATAGGTAAAAACTAA
- a CDS encoding molybdopterin-dependent oxidoreductase codes for MYLESRRTFLKGAAFTVAGASIAKGVFTADAIADSVSDSKFTNTPDSLSFYPPMSEWDDFKELDGDDWKRGGIDRHGVRSTSNPEGIEVNDYAIVPTACSNCEASCGLTAWIDKKTFTVKKYMGNPLHPASRGRNCAKGYATQSQMYDPDRIAFPLKRAPGSARGEGKWIRTTWDEAMTTIGKKMHDAIAVGDELSKKSCMFHVGRPNENGFTGQVWSTIGQDCFNSHTNICSSNGRTPTIQWANDDRISPDWANAKLIFLNSSHAADAGHYFQQSASFIADARAKGAKMVVMDPRLSNSAGMADLWIAAWPGTEPVIYLYLVQRILSEGKVDKEFVRRWLNWEVFLDNKKYMEFMVSKGYISKVPSDDDFDSFLDVLKELYAPFTLDYAVKETHVPAYKLEKLYDMFIWAGTAVSTYFWRAAAAGNRGGWMSGRAGYLPLALRGAIGPEGGTFFHHWHVISVGGKGGSATIGQGKRGADVPKIDVYNELSWPPEWPLSTYELSYLLPHLLADKKWQKKWIDKGLNVPQKLAVWIPRMYNPVWINPDGFRWIDTIKDESKMELTMNLSPVWSETNWYVDYILPVGLAGERHDQHSEATMPARWTSFRQPVMRVALEKAGWKPKNPNRATLEAHIKAGLGEVWEENEFWFDMCVNYIDPKGELYLDESKTKTIKSMWESKKNPGKPVTIAEWYDAAFGDNLPNLKATATSDDRYKNSEFPVYEYMRDYGAWMEENNIYSAQEREIVDDGQNYISHGHKYSKKDVTIDKRTGVMSANSHGKKKSIGIVVDGKKMEGFATLDKKLDFFCEWLADDWKWPEYAIPFYPRNEQEKKEMEHIVSHVNHSYMTEKNSYALNTVFRLPYNIHTRSANSKHLMEISQNHDPIWISTPDAARQGFKRGDAIRVRIVDSLTGLESGYFVAMAIPTEGVLPGTLACSHHGGRWKLVNSVSIPNGVTDGKVDSQPVARNMNDPKFMAHSPENAGREGGQIKIEDYNGNGGLNSFGVPTAELQMDGKEGKLKYVDGIKPFHSDRFADYNKDSANIWWDGLSGSWQNAVAAPHPDPISGMHCWHQKVILEPAQAGDKIGDIFVNYDNNFKVYEGWRDQLTRGLDENSTLRRPEHIKRPWVPLSHKAYAVKISK; via the coding sequence ATGTATTTAGAAAGTAGAAGAACATTTTTAAAAGGTGCCGCATTTACTGTTGCAGGTGCCTCGATTGCAAAAGGTGTGTTTACGGCTGATGCTATTGCCGACTCGGTTAGTGATAGTAAATTTACAAACACTCCAGACTCTTTATCATTTTACCCTCCTATGAGCGAGTGGGATGACTTTAAAGAGCTAGATGGAGATGATTGGAAAAGAGGCGGTATAGATCGCCATGGTGTAAGAAGCACTTCAAATCCTGAAGGTATAGAAGTTAATGATTATGCAATCGTTCCTACTGCATGTTCAAACTGTGAGGCATCTTGTGGTTTAACTGCATGGATTGATAAGAAGACTTTTACAGTTAAAAAGTATATGGGTAATCCTCTGCACCCAGCATCTCGTGGACGTAACTGTGCAAAAGGTTATGCAACTCAGTCTCAGATGTATGATCCTGATCGTATTGCATTTCCACTAAAGCGTGCTCCTGGTTCTGCTCGTGGTGAAGGTAAGTGGATCCGTACTACTTGGGATGAGGCGATGACAACGATCGGTAAGAAGATGCATGATGCTATAGCAGTGGGTGATGAGCTCTCTAAAAAATCATGTATGTTCCACGTCGGTCGTCCGAATGAGAACGGATTTACGGGTCAGGTATGGTCTACAATAGGTCAAGACTGTTTTAACTCACATACAAATATCTGTTCATCAAATGGTAGAACGCCAACAATTCAGTGGGCAAATGATGACAGAATATCTCCGGATTGGGCTAATGCAAAGCTAATCTTTCTTAACTCTTCGCATGCGGCTGATGCAGGTCACTACTTCCAGCAGTCAGCATCATTTATAGCAGATGCTAGAGCTAAGGGTGCAAAGATGGTCGTAATGGACCCGCGTCTATCTAACTCGGCAGGTATGGCTGATCTTTGGATTGCTGCATGGCCAGGAACTGAACCTGTAATATATCTCTACCTTGTTCAAAGAATTTTGAGTGAAGGTAAAGTCGACAAAGAATTTGTTAGAAGATGGTTAAACTGGGAAGTTTTCTTAGATAACAAAAAATATATGGAGTTTATGGTCAGCAAAGGATATATTTCCAAGGTTCCATCAGATGATGATTTTGATTCATTCTTAGATGTTTTAAAAGAGCTTTACGCTCCATTTACTTTAGATTATGCTGTAAAAGAGACACACGTTCCTGCCTATAAGCTAGAGAAACTTTACGATATGTTTATCTGGGCTGGAACAGCAGTTTCTACCTACTTTTGGAGAGCTGCAGCGGCAGGAAACCGCGGTGGATGGATGAGTGGACGTGCTGGTTATCTTCCTCTAGCCCTTCGTGGAGCTATTGGACCTGAGGGTGGTACGTTCTTTCACCACTGGCACGTTATCTCTGTCGGTGGAAAAGGCGGAAGCGCAACAATAGGTCAAGGTAAACGTGGAGCAGATGTTCCAAAAATCGATGTTTATAACGAACTTTCATGGCCGCCTGAATGGCCTCTTTCTACTTATGAACTATCTTACCTTCTACCGCACCTTCTTGCAGATAAGAAGTGGCAGAAGAAGTGGATAGACAAAGGTCTTAATGTTCCACAGAAACTTGCAGTTTGGATTCCTCGTATGTACAATCCTGTATGGATCAATCCGGATGGATTTAGATGGATAGATACAATAAAAGATGAGTCTAAAATGGAGCTTACTATGAATCTCTCTCCTGTATGGTCAGAGACTAACTGGTATGTGGATTATATTCTGCCTGTTGGTCTTGCAGGTGAGAGACACGATCAGCACTCAGAAGCTACAATGCCTGCACGTTGGACATCTTTCCGTCAGCCTGTTATGAGAGTTGCTTTAGAGAAAGCTGGATGGAAGCCTAAAAACCCTAACCGTGCTACTTTAGAAGCTCACATAAAAGCTGGTCTTGGAGAAGTTTGGGAAGAGAATGAGTTCTGGTTTGATATGTGTGTTAACTATATAGATCCAAAAGGCGAGCTCTATTTAGATGAGTCAAAAACTAAAACTATCAAGTCTATGTGGGAGTCTAAAAAGAACCCAGGTAAGCCTGTTACTATCGCTGAGTGGTATGATGCTGCGTTTGGTGACAACTTGCCAAACCTTAAAGCGACTGCTACATCTGATGATAGATATAAAAACTCTGAATTCCCTGTATATGAGTATATGAGAGATTATGGTGCATGGATGGAAGAGAACAATATCTATTCAGCACAAGAGCGTGAAATAGTTGACGATGGTCAAAACTACATCTCTCACGGACATAAATACAGTAAAAAAGATGTAACTATCGATAAGAGAACAGGTGTTATGAGTGCTAACTCTCACGGTAAGAAAAAATCTATCGGTATTGTTGTTGACGGTAAGAAGATGGAAGGTTTTGCGACGCTTGATAAAAAGCTTGACTTCTTCTGTGAGTGGCTTGCAGATGACTGGAAGTGGCCGGAGTACGCTATTCCATTCTATCCAAGAAATGAGCAAGAGAAGAAAGAGATGGAGCACATCGTATCGCATGTAAATCACTCTTATATGACTGAGAAGAACTCTTATGCATTAAATACCGTATTTAGATTACCGTATAACATTCATACACGTTCTGCAAACTCTAAGCACTTGATGGAGATCTCACAGAACCACGATCCGATCTGGATATCAACTCCAGATGCTGCACGTCAAGGTTTCAAGCGCGGTGATGCAATACGTGTTAGAATCGTAGACAGTTTAACTGGCCTTGAGTCTGGTTATTTTGTAGCTATGGCAATTCCAACAGAGGGTGTTCTTCCAGGTACACTTGCTTGTTCACACCACGGCGGAAGATGGAAGCTTGTAAACTCTGTAAGCATCCCTAACGGTGTTACAGATGGAAAAGTTGACTCTCAGCCGGTTGCTAGAAATATGAACGATCCTAAGTTTATGGCTCACTCACCTGAGAATGCAGGTAGAGAAGGCGGACAGATCAAGATCGAGGACTATAACGGAAACGGCGGCTTAAACAGCTTCGGTGTACCTACTGCTGAACTTCAAATGGATGGCAAAGAGGGTAAACTCAAATATGTTGACGGAATCAAACCTTTCCACTCAGATAGATTTGCAGACTATAATAAAGATAGTGCAAATATCTGGTGGGATGGTCTTAGCGGTTCATGGCAAAATGCTGTTGCTGCTCCGCATCCTGACCCTATCTCTGGTATGCACTGCTGGCACCAAAAAGTAATTTTAGAGCCTGCGCAAGCCGGTGATAAGATCGGTGATATATTTGTAAATTATGACAATAACTTCAAAGTTTATGAGGGTTGGAGAGATCAGCTGACTCGTGGACTTGATGAAAACTCTACGCTTCGTCGTCCAGAGCACATCAAGCGTCCTTGGGTACCTCTATCTCACAAAGCATACGCTGTTAAGATCAGCAAGTAA
- a CDS encoding XRE family transcriptional regulator, which produces MQINDLFNILHNSLESQNNGKKISLKDMADSFGISMRTYQDWKLGRAKPQAAITVMEMLGRLEDDEIIRAVRKINKLKD; this is translated from the coding sequence ATGCAAATTAATGACCTGTTTAATATTCTTCATAACTCACTAGAGTCTCAAAACAATGGAAAGAAAATATCTCTTAAAGATATGGCTGATTCATTTGGGATATCTATGCGTACATATCAGGATTGGAAGCTGGGACGTGCCAAGCCTCAAGCTGCTATTACTGTAATGGAGATGTTGGGCAGACTAGAAGACGATGAGATCATTAGAGCAGTAAGAAAAATAAACAAACTTAAGGATTGA
- the nth gene encoding endonuclease III, with product MKKATKKEIKEIYDLFIEKYSDAVTELNYKNAYELVVAVALSAQCTDVRVNIITPALFAKYPTPSALAKADIEDVKSIINSCSFFNNKAKNIIEMAKRVVEVYGGEIPMDEKELVTLAGVGQKTANVVMIEYTGANLMAVDTHVFRVSHRLGLSDDNTAIKTEATLVKKFKTDLRTLHQGMVLFGRYICKAKNPKCDECFLTQQCKTKESFKV from the coding sequence ATGAAAAAAGCCACAAAAAAAGAGATAAAAGAGATTTACGACCTTTTTATAGAAAAATACAGCGATGCCGTGACCGAGCTAAATTACAAAAACGCTTACGAACTTGTTGTTGCGGTCGCACTTTCAGCTCAATGCACAGATGTCAGAGTAAATATTATAACGCCCGCTCTGTTTGCAAAATATCCGACTCCATCAGCATTGGCAAAAGCTGACATAGAAGATGTAAAGTCCATCATTAACAGTTGTTCATTTTTCAACAATAAAGCAAAAAACATCATAGAGATGGCAAAAAGGGTCGTAGAGGTTTACGGCGGTGAGATACCGATGGATGAAAAAGAGCTTGTAACACTTGCAGGAGTGGGGCAAAAGACTGCAAACGTCGTGATGATAGAGTATACGGGAGCAAATCTGATGGCGGTTGATACCCATGTATTTCGCGTCTCACACAGGCTTGGTCTAAGCGATGACAATACAGCGATAAAGACAGAAGCAACCCTTGTAAAAAAGTTTAAAACCGATCTGCGCACACTTCATCAGGGAATGGTGCTTTTTGGACGCTACATCTGCAAAGCAAAAAACCCAAAATGCGATGAGTGTTTTTTAACGCAGCAGTGCAAAACAAAAGAGAGTTTTAAAGTTTAA
- a CDS encoding inorganic phosphate transporter, producing MEIRTVDKIQKQALKKSATDFTRLGFALFFMIGVLTFSFLSNGGVSNNLFLAVAALIGAYMAMNIGANDVANNVSPAVGAKALTLTTAIIIAAIFEAAGALIAGGDVVKTIKNGIIDISAFGGNPDPFIWAMMAALLAAALWLNFATMMKAPVSTTHSIVGGVMGAGIAAAGVSIVNWGTMGGIVASWVISPVLGGVIAAAFLFAIKKSIVFKDDKIEAAKRYVPIFVAIMSWAFVTYLILKGVKHIWPNILELLNALPLISLEITQKPSFTTASMIGLVVAILVYMFVKKRVGSNTTALQNSRESVNTLFTIPLIFAAALLSFAHGANDVANAIGPLAAINDAVVNGGVSSAASIPLWVMAVGAFGIALGLALYGPGLIKTVGTEITDLDQIRAFSIAMAASITVIIASQLGLPVSSTHIAIGGVFGVGFLREWLYAKDEKNHTIEDDILSIEDEKLTKSAYEHELKALEEKDEKSQGDYTRIAELYKLIANEKKIIKSTKKSIKKAKKIQYVRRDAIKKIVAAWLITVPATAVLAGMLFFTIRGIML from the coding sequence ATGGAAATTCGTACTGTCGATAAAATTCAAAAGCAGGCACTTAAAAAGAGTGCGACAGATTTCACAAGACTCGGTTTTGCCCTATTTTTTATGATAGGAGTTTTGACATTTAGTTTTTTAAGTAACGGCGGAGTCTCTAACAACCTATTTCTTGCCGTAGCAGCACTGATCGGCGCATATATGGCTATGAACATAGGGGCTAATGATGTTGCCAACAACGTCAGTCCTGCCGTTGGAGCAAAAGCGCTTACCCTTACTACTGCTATTATTATCGCTGCAATTTTCGAAGCTGCAGGCGCACTTATTGCCGGCGGTGACGTTGTTAAAACTATCAAAAACGGGATTATCGACATCTCAGCTTTTGGCGGAAATCCTGATCCTTTTATATGGGCTATGATGGCAGCTCTTCTTGCAGCTGCGCTATGGCTTAATTTTGCCACTATGATGAAAGCACCGGTATCTACGACACACTCCATAGTAGGAGGCGTTATGGGCGCCGGGATCGCGGCAGCAGGAGTCAGCATAGTTAACTGGGGTACAATGGGAGGCATAGTTGCATCATGGGTGATCTCTCCTGTTTTGGGCGGCGTTATCGCTGCAGCTTTCCTTTTTGCTATTAAAAAATCGATCGTCTTTAAAGATGACAAGATCGAGGCTGCAAAAAGATATGTTCCTATCTTTGTAGCAATTATGTCTTGGGCATTTGTTACATACCTTATACTAAAGGGTGTTAAACATATCTGGCCAAACATACTTGAACTCCTCAACGCTCTGCCTCTGATATCGCTTGAGATTACGCAAAAACCATCATTTACAACCGCATCTATGATAGGTCTGGTAGTTGCAATTTTGGTATATATGTTTGTAAAAAAGAGAGTCGGCTCAAATACCACAGCTCTTCAAAACTCTAGAGAGTCTGTAAATACACTATTTACCATTCCACTTATTTTTGCAGCTGCACTTCTTAGTTTTGCTCACGGTGCAAACGATGTTGCAAACGCAATTGGGCCATTAGCGGCAATTAACGATGCAGTTGTTAACGGAGGTGTATCATCAGCCGCTTCTATCCCACTTTGGGTTATGGCAGTTGGGGCTTTTGGAATTGCTCTTGGTTTGGCACTATACGGTCCAGGATTGATCAAGACTGTCGGAACCGAAATAACAGACTTGGATCAAATAAGAGCTTTTTCAATTGCCATGGCCGCTTCTATTACCGTTATTATAGCTTCTCAACTTGGTCTACCTGTAAGCTCTACGCATATAGCTATAGGAGGTGTCTTTGGTGTCGGTTTCTTAAGAGAGTGGCTTTATGCAAAAGATGAAAAAAATCATACTATAGAGGATGATATACTCTCTATAGAAGATGAGAAACTGACAAAAAGCGCTTATGAACATGAACTAAAAGCACTCGAAGAAAAAGATGAGAAGTCTCAAGGTGACTATACAAGAATTGCAGAGCTCTATAAACTTATAGCGAATGAGAAAAAGATTATAAAATCAACCAAAAAGAGCATCAAAAAAGCTAAAAAGATCCAATACGTAAGAAGAGACGCGATTAAGAAAATTGTTGCTGCATGGCTTATTACTGTGCCTGCCACTGCTGTCCTTGCGGGAATGTTATTTTTTACAATAAGAGGAATTATGCTTTAA
- a CDS encoding HU family DNA-binding protein, giving the protein MNKAQFVELVQASGNYKTKVEAEAAIRAFTDAVASALVKKEDVSLVGFGSFSASLQKGKSGKVPGTSKTYTTKDKMVPKFKAGKGLKDRVAAGK; this is encoded by the coding sequence ATGAATAAAGCTCAATTCGTTGAACTAGTGCAAGCAAGCGGTAATTACAAAACTAAAGTTGAAGCTGAAGCAGCTATCAGAGCATTTACAGATGCAGTAGCGTCTGCATTAGTAAAAAAAGAAGATGTTTCTCTTGTAGGTTTCGGAAGCTTTAGTGCTTCACTACAAAAAGGAAAAAGTGGTAAAGTTCCTGGTACAAGCAAGACTTATACTACTAAAGACAAGATGGTTCCTAAATTTAAAGCTGGCAAAGGTCTTAAAGACCGCGTTGCTGCTGGTAAATAA
- the cmoA gene encoding carboxy-S-adenosyl-L-methionine synthase CmoA — protein MNDKVFTKPIKKQFEFDEEVAAVFDDMLQRSVPFYKESQKITEFFALKQLEDGGVAYDLGCSTATLLINISRKLKKSATLIGLDNSEAMLEQARKKCEAFRADIELANADILEYEYKEADLFISNYTLQFIRPLIREELVKKISASLKKEGIFIFSEKVISHHPKLNKDLIECYYDFKKEQGYSEYEIMQKREALENVLVPYSEDENIKMAKNCGFSHCEVVFRWANFATFIAIK, from the coding sequence ATGAATGATAAAGTATTTACAAAACCGATAAAAAAACAGTTTGAGTTCGATGAAGAGGTCGCTGCAGTCTTTGATGATATGCTTCAAAGAAGTGTACCCTTTTATAAAGAGTCTCAGAAAATTACGGAGTTTTTCGCGCTTAAACAGTTAGAAGACGGCGGCGTGGCTTATGATCTGGGGTGCTCGACCGCAACACTTCTTATAAACATAAGCAGAAAACTAAAAAAAAGCGCGACTCTCATCGGGCTTGACAACTCCGAAGCGATGCTTGAACAGGCCAGAAAGAAGTGCGAAGCATTCAGGGCGGACATTGAGCTTGCAAACGCGGATATACTTGAGTATGAGTACAAAGAGGCTGACCTCTTTATCAGTAACTATACGCTTCAGTTTATACGCCCGCTTATTCGTGAGGAGCTTGTAAAGAAGATATCCGCTTCACTAAAAAAAGAGGGTATTTTTATCTTTAGCGAAAAGGTTATAAGCCATCATCCAAAACTGAATAAAGATCTGATCGAGTGTTACTATGACTTCAAAAAAGAGCAGGGCTATTCAGAGTATGAGATAATGCAAAAAAGAGAAGCGCTTGAGAATGTTCTAGTCCCCTACAGCGAGGATGAAAATATTAAAATGGCAAAAAACTGTGGTTTCTCACACTGTGAGGTAGTATTTCGCTGGGCAAATTTCGCAACATTCATAGCTATAAAGTAA
- a CDS encoding peptidylprolyl isomerase, producing the protein MKKILLILLTLFSLNLSAQSSEPHVVLETTQGAIELRLFPDIAPLAVENFLTHVKNGYYDGVVFHRIIRDFMIQGGDPTGTGRGGESIWKEDFKDEFTNKMFDRAGILAMANRGPHTNGSQFFITTAPTPWLNGRHTIFGQATAQSMVVIERLQSVATTGRAGGDRPIEEQKIFKAYIK; encoded by the coding sequence ATGAAAAAAATTCTACTTATTTTACTTACGCTTTTTTCACTGAACCTTAGTGCACAAAGTAGTGAACCCCATGTTGTTTTAGAGACAACTCAAGGAGCAATTGAGCTTAGACTGTTCCCTGATATCGCACCTCTGGCAGTTGAGAATTTTTTAACACATGTAAAAAACGGCTATTACGACGGTGTTGTTTTTCACCGTATTATCAGAGACTTTATGATTCAAGGCGGAGATCCAACAGGCACAGGCAGAGGCGGTGAGAGCATCTGGAAGGAGGACTTCAAAGATGAGTTTACAAATAAAATGTTTGACAGAGCCGGCATTTTGGCTATGGCAAACAGAGGCCCTCACACAAACGGCAGTCAGTTTTTTATAACAACGGCTCCAACTCCATGGTTAAACGGAAGACATACGATATTTGGTCAAGCAACTGCACAATCAATGGTAGTTATAGAAAGACTTCAAAGTGTTGCAACAACTGGAAGAGCCGGCGGTGACAGACCAATTGAAGAACAGAAGATTTTCAAAGCCTACATAAAATAG